The genomic DNA CGGTACCGCCTTTGCCCTGAGCCATGATAACGGCATGTACCGGGTCACCCTGCCGCCGGGCAGCGCCTTTGACCAGATAGACCTGGGCACGGCTGCCAGCACGCTGGAGGCTGACCTTGGCCGCCGGGACTTCACCGCCAACGCTCTGGGTGCCCGGCTGACAGATTTTAACGCCGATTCCGGCCGGCTGGCCGTCATGGACACCACCGGCGGACTGGCTGATATCAAGCACCGCTGTCTCCGCGCCGTCGCGCCGGACGTTTTCCGCCAGGATCCGGCCCGGTTGTTGCGCGGCGTCCGGCTGGCCGCCGAACTCGGATTCACCATTGAGCCGCAGACTGCCGACCTGCTGCGCGCCGATGCCGGGCTGGCCGCCGGAGTGGCCGGCGAGCGCACCCGGGAGGAACTGCTGCGGCTGTTGGCGCTGCCGGGTGCCGGAGCCAGCGTGACCCAACTGGATCGCCTGGGTCTGTTGACGGTCATATTCCCGGAATTAACCCCTTCACGGGGGGTGGAACAACCCAAAGAACACGCCTGGGATGTCTTTAACCACCAGTTGCAGACCATCTACGCCCTGGACTGGATCATGGGACAGGGTGACTGGCCCCATGCCGACGATTCCGTCGGGGATCTTATTCCCATGCCGCCGGAAGTCACCGGCTACTTTAACACTCCCACCGGCCGCGGCGCTGGCCGACTGGCACTTACCCGCCTGGCGGCTCTGCTCCATGATGTAGCCAAGCCGGAGACCAAAATCCTGACTGACTCCGGCCGTATCCGCTTTTTCGGCCATGCTCAGAAAGGCGCGGAAGTCGTCCGGCAGATTCTGGAGCGGCTGCGCTTTTCCCACCGGGAAACACTGCTGGTAACTGCCATGGTACGGGCCCACCTGCGACCGGTGCAGATGGGGCCGGAGCGGGTCCTGCCGACCCCCCGGGCGGTGTTCCGCTACCTCAGGGACACAGGAGAGGGCGCCGTCGGCACGCTGTATCTCAGTCTGGCCGACCATCTGGCCGCCCGCGGTCCGGCGCTGGAGCTTGATAACTTTCGTGAACATGTTACAATAGTGAGCTATATTCTGGCAGAGTTGGAGCGGCAGGCAGTCAAGTCACGGGAAACGCCGCTGATCACCGGGCATGAATTACAACAACGCTTCGGCCTTAAGCCGGGGCCGGCCATAGGCCGGGTGCTGGCCGCGACGCGGGAAGCCCAGGCCACCGGGGAGATTCACACTCCGGCAGAGGCCGCCGAGTTCGTCCGCGAGTTCATCAACCGGCCGGACGACAATTGAGAACAATTTTTTACTGGATTCAGGAACAATAATGAAAAAACATCTACCCAAGCTTATTACCATTCTGGCATTGTTCGTGCTGTCGGCGCTCATCGTCCTGCCGGCCGGCAAAGGCCTTCTTTTAGAGAAGCCCATTGAACTGGGACTGGATCTTCAGGGCGGCATCCATCTGGTCTATGAAGCCGATCTGAGCGGTGTAGCAGACGGGGACAAGGGCGCCACCATGGAAGGCATCATGGGCGTCATCAACAACCGGGTCAACCCGCTGGGTGTCAGCGAGCCCAACATCTTCGTCCAGGGCGATAACCGCATCGTGGTGGAACTGCCCGGCACGGAACTGTCCGACGCTCAGAAGCAGCGCATCGGCTCCACCGCGCTGCTGGTCTTCGGTGAAAAAACCGAGAACGAGGACGAGGCTGTCTGGACCAACTCATTGGGCATGTGGAAGCCGGCCACCGCCGAGATTGACGGTGTGGTTTATGAGCTCACATCCTCCTATTTCAAGGAAAACACCTACGTCAGCACCGACCAGTTCGGCCGCATCCAGATGAACTTTGAGTGGACTGAAGAAGGGTCCAAGATTTCAGAAATCGTCACTGGGCGACTGGTCGGCAAGAGCCTGGGCATCTTTGAAGGCGATTCCGCTCTTTTGGGCGATGACGGTCAGCCCATTGCGCCGACGGTGAACACAGTCATTACCGATTCCGGCATCATCACCGGCCTGTCCACCACCGAAGCCCAGCTGCTGTCCAAGCAGCTTAACGCCGGCCGCCTGCCGGTATCGCTGGAAGTCATTTATGAAAACACCATCTCGCCGGTACTGGGTGCCGACTTCGTAGACCTGAGCGTGCTGGCCGGGGTTATCGGCCTGCTGCTGGTCATCATCTTTATGGTCGCTTTCTACCGCCTGCCCGGCGTTATGGCCGGCCTGGCGCTTATTTTCTATGTGGTGCTGGTACTGGCGGTCTACAAGATTGTGCCGGTGACCCTGACGCTGGCCGGTATCGGCGGCTTCATCCTGTCCATCGGCATGGCGGTGGACGCCAACGTGCTCATCTTTGAACGCATGAAGGAAGAACTGCGGGCTAAACGCACCGTGGGCGCGGCCATTGAGTCCGGCTTCTCCCGTGCCTGGAGCGCCATCTGGGACGCTAACGTGACCACCCTCATCGTCTGCGCCGTACTGTACTGGGTCGGCTCCA from Dehalogenimonas sp. W includes the following:
- the secD gene encoding protein translocase subunit SecD; the encoded protein is MKKHLPKLITILALFVLSALIVLPAGKGLLLEKPIELGLDLQGGIHLVYEADLSGVADGDKGATMEGIMGVINNRVNPLGVSEPNIFVQGDNRIVVELPGTELSDAQKQRIGSTALLVFGEKTENEDEAVWTNSLGMWKPATAEIDGVVYELTSSYFKENTYVSTDQFGRIQMNFEWTEEGSKISEIVTGRLVGKSLGIFEGDSALLGDDGQPIAPTVNTVITDSGIITGLSTTEAQLLSKQLNAGRLPVSLEVIYENTISPVLGADFVDLSVLAGVIGLLLVIIFMVAFYRLPGVMAGLALIFYVVLVLAVYKIVPVTLTLAGIGGFILSIGMAVDANVLIFERMKEELRAKRTVGAAIESGFSRAWSAIWDANVTTLIVCAVLYWVGSSVAAGAPVQGFALTLGLGVLASMFTAMFVTRTFLRSLIGSSYAKKLNLFTTETGEQHA
- a CDS encoding HD domain-containing protein, whose product is MTEQMSSEITVAASQRAVIAAVAETAASLDIPAAVVGGFLRDTVLGRPSVDLDVAVFGDAGLMTQRLAETLNGTAFALSHDNGMYRVTLPPGSAFDQIDLGTAASTLEADLGRRDFTANALGARLTDFNADSGRLAVMDTTGGLADIKHRCLRAVAPDVFRQDPARLLRGVRLAAELGFTIEPQTADLLRADAGLAAGVAGERTREELLRLLALPGAGASVTQLDRLGLLTVIFPELTPSRGVEQPKEHAWDVFNHQLQTIYALDWIMGQGDWPHADDSVGDLIPMPPEVTGYFNTPTGRGAGRLALTRLAALLHDVAKPETKILTDSGRIRFFGHAQKGAEVVRQILERLRFSHRETLLVTAMVRAHLRPVQMGPERVLPTPRAVFRYLRDTGEGAVGTLYLSLADHLAARGPALELDNFREHVTIVSYILAELERQAVKSRETPLITGHELQQRFGLKPGPAIGRVLAATREAQATGEIHTPAEAAEFVREFINRPDDN